A single Tachypleus tridentatus isolate NWPU-2018 chromosome 9, ASM421037v1, whole genome shotgun sequence DNA region contains:
- the LOC143224691 gene encoding carbohydrate sulfotransferase 9-like: MVPRAAVSPSSEELEQLNEYRARKERIKEVCQRHNMYRRFSSYADVYRNHNPLAQGRTGRIRLRTNHPYGISACLVHKAASNTVISFLFIIPPNRKDYYLGNNWHPLSSNTSLLQPFQTYIRGFPGYFVFMFVRHPFARLVSSYRDRVTHAGGKHDNEKTETFYQNPNITLETLANYKWVPFDAFIKALLVVDVKDSPYVEWDWKPANYVCAPCNIDYDFVGKVETIGQDIIYLAKRLGFENEMMNITGNNPWMHRTTEGDSSTNYVKQYFSQISKSDIFALYEKYKLDFEIFWI, from the exons ATG GTACCACGTGCGGCTGTGTCTCCCTCTAGTGAAGAGTTGGAACAACTGAACGAATATAGAGCACGAAAAGAAAGGATAAAAGAAGTTTGTCAAAGGCACAATATGTATCGTCGTTTCTCAAGTTATGCCGATGTTTACCGCAACCATAACCCTCTGGCACAAGGACGAACAGGACGTATTCGTCTAAGAACGAACCACCCTTACGGCATCTCGGCTTGTCTGGTTCACAAAGCCGCCAGTAATACGGTTATTTCTTTCCTGTTCATCATTCCCCCAAATCGCAAGGATTATTATCTTGGGAATAACTGGCACCCTCTCTCTAGTAACACTAGCCTGCTTCAGCCTTTTCAAACCTATATAAGGGGTTTTCCTGgatattttgtattcatgttCGTTCGTCACCCTTTCGCTAGGTTAGTGTCTTCTTATAGGGACAGGGTGACTCATGCAGGAGGAAAACATGACAATGAAAAGACGGAGACGTTTTACCAGAATCCTAATATTACACTTGAAACTTTAGCTAACTACAAGTGGGTTCCATTTGACGCATTTATTAAAGCATTGCTAGTCGTTGATGTAAAAGATTCGCCTTACGTGGAATGGGACTGGAAACCGGCCAATTACGTCTGTGCACCATGCAACATTGACTACGACTTCGTAGGAAAAGTAGAAACTATCGGCCAAGACATCATATACCTGGCTAAACGATTAGGATTTGAAAACGAAATGATGAATATTACCGGAAATAATCCTTGGATGCATCGTACCACAGAGGGAGATTCGTCGACAAATTATGTCAAACAATACTTCTCTCAGATATCTAAGTCTGACATCTTTGCTTTGtacgaaaaatataaattagactTCGAAATTTTTTGGATATGA